Sequence from the Maribellus comscasis genome:
GTTGGGACAAAATCGAAACTAAATACTTCGTGGCTGTATGTTGTTCGCCCGGTAAACAAACTCAGGTAATTTTTTTCCATCTGTTTTAATTCATCCAGACTAATTCTGTATGCATCCCCGTCGGGATGAAATTCATCAAGCAAACCAGAAACGATATCATACTGATTTAAACGGCATTCCAACACCCGCAAAGCGGCGTCACTCGCTTTCTCCTCAACAGTTTTTCTCACCGGTCTGAAATTATTTGTTGAATCTCCTGTTGTATACATCGGAGAGTCATTAAAATTTTCAAATGAAAATCCATCATCATATTCTGGCGTGGTAATAAATTCGTTGCTTTTCACTGTTGGTCCAGTCTCAGCGGTAAACTCTGAATTGATACCCGCCAAACGTCCGTCTGGTGTCAGATTAAGCAAAAAGGAAGCATCTCCCAGGGCTTTATAAACCTGATCAGGGTCAGGCTCGGCAAATGTTTCCATTTTCACGTCTTCAAAACTCCATTTCACAGCCTCTCTGTTTTTTGCATTTGTAATTCCCAACAACTGTTCGGCATATGCTGCATAGGGGCCGGGAACAAATTTTTCCTGAACGACCTTTACATATACCCTCACTCCTGTCCGGGGTAAGGCATATACTATTCCCTCTACAAAGGTCGGAACAGCTTCTTCGTCATCCTTTTTTCTTCTTTGCCCAAAAGCAGGAATAACGATCGAAATAACCAGAATGCTTATCAATAATTTCTTCATATCTTTTTTATTTAAAGACCTAAAAATAGAGAATTTATTATGCAATTCAAGAAAAAAATCATTCTCTAAAAGTTAATTTGTCTCCTTATTTAATTCAATAAATGCTTTCCCAAGGTAATCCGTTATATCTCCCGCAATCAGGGCAGGCTCTGACTTTTCCCGGGCGGCGAGGTCTCCCGCAAGCCCATGCAGATACACACCGGCAATTGCTGCTGCTTCGGAAGAGATTCCCTGTGCCAGTAATCCAAGCAAAATCCCGGTCAGCGTATCGCCGCTTCCGGCTGTTGCCATTCCCGGGTTCCCTGTGGAATTAAAGAACAGTTGTCCGTTGGGTGTTGCGATAACAGTATAAGCTCCTTTTAAAATCACAATCGTATGATACTTTTGTGCAAACTCCTTTTGTTGTTGAATTCTTTCATACGAATTTGATGAATTGCCAACAAGCCTTTTAAACTCACCGGGATGTGGAGTTAATATTGATTTTCCAGGCAGCTTTTGCAGCCACTCGCTATTTTCCGAGAGAATATTTAAACCGTCGGCATCGATTACCAAAGGAACTTTGGCTTTTTCGAGAAGTTCACAAAGCGCTTTTTGCGAGTTTCGTTTTTTATCTATTCCTGGTCCAACTCCAATGGCTGAAAAGGCTGATAAATCAGGAAACTCCGTAAAAATTGCATCATGTTGATCGATACTGGTCATTGCCTCAGGTACCGCAGTTTGAATGATGGAGTATCCTAAACGTGGAATATGCGTGGTTAACAAACCTACTCCTGCCCGTAAACAACTTCTGGAAGCCAGGACGGCAGCCCCCATTTTCCCAAAACTGCCGGCAATCAACAATGCATGTCCAAAGTTGCCTTTGTGCGCAAATTTTGAACGGGAAGCAATTGTCTTTTTTACATCTTCTTCTTCAATAAAAAATGTATTTGAAGGAGTTTGTTCTATTCCACCCGGATGCAAACCAATGGGAAGTACTTCCCATTTTCCGGTATATGTTTCATTTTCAGGAAAAAGAAAACTAATTTTTGGAAACTGAAACGTGAGTGTAAAATCAGCTTTTATAATATTTCCGGGAATATTTAATGAATTGTCTTCGCCCATCAGACCGCTGGGAATATCGATAGCTACTTTGGTATTTTCAAGCTGGTTTATCTCCTCAACAATTGCTGCCGGAAAACCTTCAAGTGGCCTCGACAAGCCGGAACCAAACATCCCATCCAAAATTACATCAGTTAAACCAAGTTCAGGAA
This genomic interval carries:
- a CDS encoding NAD(P)H-hydrate dehydratase; this encodes MKLFTTKQIAGIDKFTIENEPISDIDLMERAALQITHWLVKRFSTEQKMVFFAGPGNNGGDALAIACQLANLDFVCEVFLLDFGKELKGSPAVNWKRLEEQNKVKLVKFKDESGFPELGLTDVILDGMFGSGLSRPLEGFPAAIVEEINQLENTKVAIDIPSGLMGEDNSLNIPGNIIKADFTLTFQFPKISFLFPENETYTGKWEVLPIGLHPGGIEQTPSNTFFIEEEDVKKTIASRSKFAHKGNFGHALLIAGSFGKMGAAVLASRSCLRAGVGLLTTHIPRLGYSIIQTAVPEAMTSIDQHDAIFTEFPDLSAFSAIGVGPGIDKKRNSQKALCELLEKAKVPLVIDADGLNILSENSEWLQKLPGKSILTPHPGEFKRLVGNSSNSYERIQQQKEFAQKYHTIVILKGAYTVIATPNGQLFFNSTGNPGMATAGSGDTLTGILLGLLAQGISSEAAAIAGVYLHGLAGDLAAREKSEPALIAGDITDYLGKAFIELNKETN
- a CDS encoding DUF4831 family protein, with product MKKLLISILVISIVIPAFGQRRKKDDEEAVPTFVEGIVYALPRTGVRVYVKVVQEKFVPGPYAAYAEQLLGITNAKNREAVKWSFEDVKMETFAEPDPDQVYKALGDASFLLNLTPDGRLAGINSEFTAETGPTVKSNEFITTPEYDDGFSFENFNDSPMYTTGDSTNNFRPVRKTVEEKASDAALRVLECRLNQYDIVSGLLDEFHPDGDAYRISLDELKQMEKNYLSLFTGRTTYSHEVFSFDFVPTASGSNGEIAFRFSDEKGVVPSTDLSGKPVMLKVEPQNDLEKKYTGLVKSDNPVAGESGVYYRMPGVGTVSLIYELKTIASVRTAIAQFGSVAPVPEELLFGDYSLKIHPETGAIESVSKK